CAGCACTAGCCCTTCTGCGGTAATTATGGAAATACAACGTTGCCTTTTTGGCGCGGTCGTGCGCCCCCGGGGGAGGGGGCGTTGCGGTGGCCGGCGTGAGCGGTGCGAGGGCCGATAGTGCCAATCCCACTCCGGCGGCCCCCGCTTGAAAACCGTCCCCGGGGCGGTTCGGCCGCTTGATCGTCTCTGCGCGGTCAGGTTTAAACCTAAGCCGTCTGCTGTGGTTTGTCAGGACGAAAGGATGCCCTTTCGGAGCGCGGGATGTGAGTGTATTCACTATTGCGGTCGGGCGTCATAAAGTGGATCGCGAGCAATGAAGACGTCGTCCAGTGCTGGGCGAGGAGGTCCGATGTTCCAGATCCGTATCCACGGTCGAGGTGGCCAGGGGGTGGTGACTGCCGCGGACCTGCTGGCATATGCCGCCTTCAAGGAGGACCGTCATGCGCAGGCCTTCCCGTCATTCGGTTCCGAGCGCACGGGTGCGCCGGTGGTCTCCTACTGTCGGATTGACACCCGTCCGATCCGCACCCATGCACCTGTGCTGTCCCCGGATGCGGTTATCATCCAGGACCCCACCCTATTGGGCGCGATCAACGTCTTCGCTGGCCTGCGTAGCGGCGGCTACGCATTGATCAACTCCGCGCGATCCTTTGACGCCTTCGACCTGGACCCGGCCACGGTGGCCGCCGTGCCCCCGGAACACCGCCTCACTGTTCCGGCAACGGAATTGGCCATGGAACACCTGGGACGCCCCCTGCCCAATGCCGTTCTGCTGGGCGCCTTCACGGCCGTCACCGACGTGCTCGGCATCCAGGCCGTGTGTGCCGCCATTGCCGACCGCTTCCCGGGGAGGGTGGGTGAGCGCAATATCGCGGCCGCCCGGGCCGCTCACACGATCGTTGCGGACAAGTTGTCCGGCGATCCCCCCGGGGCTCGACTCCGGACCACCTACGACAGTGAGGAGGACGCCGGTGCTGCGTGAAATCGAGGGATCCAAGGCAGTGGCGGCCACCGTGGCCGCCTGTCGCCCGGATGTGATTTGTGCCTACCCCATCTCGCCGCAGACACACATCGTGGAGGAGCTGTCTCGGCTGGTCAAAGCAGGGCAGTTGCGTAGCGAGTACGTCAATGTCGAATCCGAGTTCGCTGCCCAGTCAGTAGCCATCGGCGCCAGTGCCGCGGGCGCGCGGGCCTACACGGCCACCGCCTCCCAGGGACTGTTGTTCATGGTGGAGGCCGTCTACAACGCCTCCGGCCTGGGACTGCCCATTGTCATGACCGTGGCCAACCGGGCCATCGGCGCCCCCATCAACATTTGGAACGACCAGTCCGACACCATGAGCCAACGCGATTGCGGCTGGCTTCAGCTATTCGCCGCTGACAACCAGGAGGCCGCTGACCTGCATGTCCAGGCCTTCCGCATCGCCGAGGAGCTCAGCCTGCCGGTTATGGTCTGCATGGACGGATTCGTCCTCACTCACGCCGTCGAGCGGGTAGACGTACCCGAGCAGGAGCAGGTCGATGCCTTCCTTCCCCCGTTCCAGCCCGTCCAAACTCTGGACCCGGAGGACCCCGTAACCATCGGTGCGATGGTGGGGCCCGAAGCCTTCACGGAGGTCCGCCACCTGGCGCACCGCAAGCAGCAGGCCGCCGTCGCAGTGGTCGAACGCGTGGGGCGGGACTTCGCCGAGGCATTCGGCAGGGATTCCGGCGGGCTCCTCCACACCTATCGCACGCAGGACGCCGAAACGGTGGTGGTGGCCCTGGGCTCGGTCACCGGGACCCTCAAGGACGTAATCGACGTTCTTCGGGACGACGGTGTGGCTGTGGGTCTGGTCTCCCTGACCTCATTCCGGCCCTTCCCGGACGCCGCCATGGCACGTGCACTGGCCGGAGCCAAACGGGTGGTGAGCTTGGAACGCGCCTTCTCACTGGGGCGCGGCGGCATCGTCGAAGAGGACCTGCGTCGTGTTCTATGGGGCCGCGGCTCCGAGCTCGTCTTGACCACGGTGGCCGCGGGGCTGGGCGGGCGAGACATCACCGCGGATTCCCTGGCCGAGGTCCTGCGCCGCGCCCATCGCGGTGAACTGGCACCTCTGGAATTCCTGGACCTGGATGAAAACGCCATCGCCGCCCACCTGGCGGCCCTCGGCCCGCGCACGGAAGGAGCAGCATCATGACGAAGACGTCATCCACCTCCACCACCACCCCACCGCCGGTAGCGAACGGCCGAGTGCGCTTCTACCAGGTCGGCTCCTTCGCCGTGGGCAACCGGCTTCTGCCGGAGGTCCACTCCATCCAGTCCAGCCGGGAGCGGCATAACGCACTCACTTCCGGCCACCGGGCCTGCCAAGGCTGCGGGGAGGCACTGGGGGCCCGCTACGTGCTCGACGCCGCCCAGTCGGCAGCCGAGGACGCCGGAGAGCGCGTGGTTACTGTCAACGCCACCGGTTGCTTGGAGGTCTTCTCCTCGCCCTACCCCGAGTCGGCCTGGCGCCTGCCCTGGCTCCATTCGCTGTTCGGCAATGCCCCCGCCGTAGCCACCGGCGTGGCCGCGGGGCTCAAGGCGAAAGGACGAGACGACATTCGGGTGGTGGCCCAAGGCGGCGACGGCGGCACCGTAGACATCGGCTTCGGCTGCCTTTCGGGGATGTTCGAGCGCGGCGACGACGTCCTTTACGTCTGCTACGACAACGAGGCCTATATGAATACCGGCGTTCAGCGCTCGGGTGCCACCCCGCCGGCGGCCCGCACCGCCACCACCCAGGCGGTGGGGG
This genomic stretch from Actinomyces qiguomingii harbors:
- the porA gene encoding pyruvate ferredoxin oxidoreductase; translated protein: MLREIEGSKAVAATVAACRPDVICAYPISPQTHIVEELSRLVKAGQLRSEYVNVESEFAAQSVAIGASAAGARAYTATASQGLLFMVEAVYNASGLGLPIVMTVANRAIGAPINIWNDQSDTMSQRDCGWLQLFAADNQEAADLHVQAFRIAEELSLPVMVCMDGFVLTHAVERVDVPEQEQVDAFLPPFQPVQTLDPEDPVTIGAMVGPEAFTEVRHLAHRKQQAAVAVVERVGRDFAEAFGRDSGGLLHTYRTQDAETVVVALGSVTGTLKDVIDVLRDDGVAVGLVSLTSFRPFPDAAMARALAGAKRVVSLERAFSLGRGGIVEEDLRRVLWGRGSELVLTTVAAGLGGRDITADSLAEVLRRAHRGELAPLEFLDLDENAIAAHLAALGPRTEGAAS
- a CDS encoding thiamine pyrophosphate-dependent enzyme — translated: MTKTSSTSTTTPPPVANGRVRFYQVGSFAVGNRLLPEVHSIQSSRERHNALTSGHRACQGCGEALGARYVLDAAQSAAEDAGERVVTVNATGCLEVFSSPYPESAWRLPWLHSLFGNAPAVATGVAAGLKAKGRDDIRVVAQGGDGGTVDIGFGCLSGMFERGDDVLYVCYDNEAYMNTGVQRSGATPPAARTATTQAVGDSPGNVFGQGKDVPRIAMAHEIPYVATATVADLHDLERKVTYAMSLHGPRYIHVFVPCPLGWGSQSSHTVRIARLAVESGLFPVFEAEYGEVTGASPIRRQVPVEDYLVLQRRYAHLFRPTRDEETIGRIQAIADRNIRRYGLVGRPDAPPVLNDAATGAASTLGARADLNNAPKED
- a CDS encoding 2-oxoacid:acceptor oxidoreductase family protein, coding for MFQIRIHGRGGQGVVTAADLLAYAAFKEDRHAQAFPSFGSERTGAPVVSYCRIDTRPIRTHAPVLSPDAVIIQDPTLLGAINVFAGLRSGGYALINSARSFDAFDLDPATVAAVPPEHRLTVPATELAMEHLGRPLPNAVLLGAFTAVTDVLGIQAVCAAIADRFPGRVGERNIAAARAAHTIVADKLSGDPPGARLRTTYDSEEDAGAA